The Streptomyces lienomycini sequence TCAGAGCGCCCTCGACCTGGGTGAGGGTGTGCTCGACGTGGTGGCCGGCCTCCCGGACGTCCAGCTCCTCGCCGACGCACAGGATCGGGGTCAGGCCGTGCTTGTAGGCGGCCTTGACCTTGGCGTTCACCAGCTCGTCGGTCTCGGCGTGGTACTGCCGGCGCTCGGAGTGGCCGATCGCGACGTAGGTGCAGCGCAGCTTGGCCAGCATGGGGCCGGAGATCTCGCCGGTGTAGGCGCCGCCGTCGTGGGCGGAGACGTCCTGCGCGCCGTACTTGATCTTGAGCTTGTCGTGCTCGACCAGCGTCTGCACCGAGCGCAGGTCGGTGAAGGGTACGAGGACGGCGACCTCGACGGCGTCGTAGTCCTTGTCCGCGAGGGCGAAGGCGAGCTTCTGGACGTGGGCGATGGCCTCGAGGTGGTTGAGGTTCATCTTCCAGTTGCCCGCCATCAGCGGCGTGCGGGTGGTCATCGGGTCAGTCCTCCAGTGCGGCGAGGCCGGGGAGCGTCTTGCCCTCGAGGTATTCGAGGGAGGCGCCGCCACCGGTCGAGATGTGGCCGAATGCGTTCTCGTCGAAGCCGAGCGTACGCACGGCCGCGGCGGAGTCTCCGCCGCCGACCACGGTGAAGCCCGGGGCGTCGAGGAGTGCCTGGGCGACCGCTCGGGTGCCCTCGGCGTAGTCGGGGTGCTCGAAGACGCCCATGGGCCCGTTCCAGAAGACGGTGGCGGCGTCGGCGAGCTTGGACGCGTACAGCTTGCGGGACTCGGGGCCGATGTCCAGGCCCATCCGGTCGGCCGGGACGGCGTCCGCGGCGACGGTGGTGGCGTCGGCGGGGGCCTTGGTCTTCAGGTCCGGGAATCCGGGCCCGACGACGACGTCGACGGGGAGCACCAGCTCGACGCCGTTCTTCTCGGCGCGCTCCATGTACTCCTTGACGGTCGGGATCTGGTCCTCCTGGAGGAGGGAGATGCCGACCTCGTACCCCTTGGCCTTGAGGAACGTGTACACCATGCCGCCGCCGATGAGGAGCCGGTCGGCCTTGCCGAGCAGTTCGTCGATGACGGCGAGCTTGTCGGAGACCTTGGCGCCGCCGAGGACGACGACGTAGGGCCGCTTGACGTCGTCGGTGAGCTTCTTCAGGACGCCGACCTCGGTGGCGATGAGGTAGCCGGCGTAGTGCGGCAGGCGCTTGGGGAGGTCGTAGACCGAGGCGTGCTTGCGGTGGACGGCGCCGAAGCCGTCGCCGACGTAGACGTCGGCGAGGCCGGCCAGCCTGTCGGCGAAGGCGGCGCGCTCGGCGTCGTCCTTGCTGGTCTCTCCGGCGTTGAAGCGCAGGTTCTCGATGACGGCGACGCCGCCGTCGGCGAGGCCGGACACGGCGGCCTCGGCGGAGGTGCCGACCGTGTCCTCGGCGAAGGCGACGTCGGCGCCGAGCAGCTCACCGAGGCGGGCGGCGGCCGGGGCGAGGGAGAAGGCGGGGTCCGGGGCGCCCTTGGGGCGGCCCAGGTGCGAGGCGACGATCACGCGGGCGCCCGCGCCGGCCAGGGCCTTGACGGTGGGCAGCACGGCGCGGATGCGGCCGTCGTCGGTGATGGTGGTGCCGTCCAGCGGCACGTTCAGGTCGGCGCGGACGAAGACGCGCTTGCCCGCGACGCCTTCGGAGAGCAGTTCGTCGATCGTCTTCAAGAGGGCTCCTGGGTTCTCGGATCGCTCGTGATCCTACGAGGGCTGGTCGCGGTGGACGCGACGCAGGGCCCGGACAGCGCGACCTTGCGCTGCCCGAGCCCTGCTACCGCATCGAGGTGCCTTGCTGAAGTCGATCAGAGCTGGTTGCCGACGAAGACCGTGAGGTCGACGAGGCGGTTCGAGTAGCCCCACTCGTTGTCGTACCAGCCGAGGATCTTCACCGACTTGCCGTCCTGGACCATGGTCAGGGAGGAGTCGAAGGTGCAGGAGGCCGGGTCGCCCGTGATGTCCGAGGAGACGATCGCGTCCTCGGTGTAGAACAGGATGCCCTTGAGGTCGCCGTCGTCGGCGGCCTTCTTGAACGCGGCGTTGACCTCGTCCTTGGTGACCTCGCGCTGGAGCTCCACCACCAGGTCGGTGGCCGAGCCCGTGGGGACCGGGACGCGCATCGCGATGCCGTCGAGCTTGCCCTTGAGCTGCGGCAGGACCAGCGCGGTGGCCTTGGCGGCACCGGTGGTGGTCGGGATGATGTTCTCCGCGGCGGCACGGGCGCGGCGCAGGTCCTTGTGCGGGAAGTCCAGGATGCGCTGGTCGTTCGTGTACGCGTGCACCGTCGTCATCAGGCCCTTGACGATGCCGAAGTTCTCGTCGAGGACCTTGGCCATCGGCGCCACGCAGTTGGTGGTGCAGGAGGCGTTGGAGATGACGTGGTGGTTCGCCGGGTCGTACTTGTCCTGGTTGACGCCCATCACGACCGTGATGTCCTCGTCCTTGGCCGGAGCCGAGATGAGGACCTTCTTCGCACCGCCGGTGATGTGCTTCTCGGCGTCGGCCTTCTTGGTGAAGATGCCGGTCGACTCGATCACGATGTCGACGCCCAGCTCACCCCACGGGATGTCGGCCGGGTTGCGCTCGGAGAGGACCTTGATGGTCTTGCCGTCGACGGTGATGGTGTCCTCGGTGTGCGAGACCTCCGCCTTGAGGCGGCCGAGGATGGTGTCGTACTTGAGCAGGTGGGCGGTGGTCGCGGTGTCACCCAGGTCGTTGACAGCCACGATCTCGATGTCCGCACCCTGCTCCAGCAGCGCGCGGAAGTAGTTACGACCGATGCGGCCAAAGCCGTTGATGCCTACGCGGATCGTCACGAACCGATCTCCTCGTTGGTACGCCGGCCCGATGTGCCGGCGAGCTGTATTTGGGATGTCCCCGACCACCTCCGACCCTACCTCTCCGGGGCCTCGGGGGTGACATCGAGACGCCCCATACCCGGCAGGGCGGTCCGTACCCGGCAGTAGGGGTACGGACCGCCCCGGGCCACGGGGACTGATCACCCGATTTGGTTACACCGGGTCAGTCCCCCGCACACCGGAATTCACTCGTCCAGGGCACGCAGCGCCTGCCGGACCAGTGCCGCGCGGTCGGCCGGTTCGGCGAGGTGCTCCAGGCCGAAGCCCAGCAGCACGGTGTCGTCCGTGGTGACGGCGCCGTAGGTCTGGAACAGCGTCCCGGTGCGGGTCCAGTCCTTCAGGACGGCGGGGCTGCCCTCCGGGGGCCCGGAGGGCAGCCAGGCGCCCAGCGAGGTCTCGAAGCCCTCGGTCTGCGTCGCCGTGCCGCCCACGACGAGGGAGGCCTCGTCGGCGAGGACGCCGCGGCCGCCGCTGCCCGGGTCGGTGACGTAGGCGATCGAGACGTCCACGGACTTCCCGGCGTACGCGCTCAGGTCGAACTCGACCTGCTTCCAGCCGCCGGAGGAGCCGGTGAGGCTGTTCCACTGCCCGCTGGTGCCGGTCGCGGTGCAGCCGTCGTCGGACAGGGTGAGGTAGTGCCCGAGCCAGGGGTGCCCGGCCAGGTAGAACCCGGCCGCGCACTCGGCGGGCACGGCCGTGCCGGTCGTGCCGTTGGCCTCGGGGAGCGTGGTCCAGTCGTCGGCGCCGGTGGTGTGGGCCTCGACCAGGGCGTGGTCGTAGCCGCGCTCGGTGTCCCACAGCAGTTGGGTGCGGAGCGTGGGGCGGTCGGAGGCGGTGACGCCGGTGAGGTCGACGGTGCGGGTGAGGCGCTTGTAGGCGTCGTCGGTGTGGACGGCGGCGGCCATCCACTCCCCCGCGTAGGGCCCGTACGGGTTGACCGTCCCGGCGAACTTCCCGGCGCCCGCGCTCGCGAACTGCGGGTAGGTGCCGGGGTCGAGTTCGTCGGAGGTCACGCTGTAGGTGCCGGCGCCGTCCAGGGGGTTGCCGGGGGCGTCGCCGAGGGTGCCGCCCGCCTTGTCGAGCGTGCCGGAGCCGGTGAAGCCGGTGGCGCCGGAGGTGGCGGTGCGGGTGTAGGCGCCCAGGTAGTACTGGCTGAAGTCGTCGGAGAGGGTGCCGCCGCCGAGGTCGACGTCGCCGCCGGCCTGCTCTCCGGCCTCGATCAGCTTGCCGCCCTCGTTGAGGAAGGCGCGCAACTGGAGCTGGGTGGCGTTGCCGGGCACCGCGGCGCCCGTGTAGTGGACGACGGTGTCGAAGTGGCCGAGGACGCCGAGCGCGTCGGGGGCGCCCTGGGTGGCGACGTCCCAGAGGGCGGCGCGGTGGCCGCCGGCCTTGAGGGCGTCCACGTACGTCTGGGTCTGCGTGGCCTTCGCGCCCTCCTCGGCGACGACGAGGACGTCGGCGCGGGGCCGCTCGGCGACCGAGTACGTGAAGTGCTCGCTCTCGGTGCGCTTGCCGTGCTTGCCGTGCCGGTCGTGGGTGCCGCGCGGTGTCTCGCCGGTGAACCAGACCTCGACGCGGTCGCCGGGGCCGGCGCCCCGGACCTTGGCCCGGTACTCGTCGAAGTACAGGTTGTCCTCGCCGCCGTACGTCTCGCCGCCCCGCCAGGGCCGCAGCGTCGCGTCGTGGGTGCGTCCGCCGTTGACCCGGTACTTCAGCTCCCTGTCGCGCACGGACTTGCGGACGACGACGGAGACCTCCTGGTCGGCGCCGCGCGCGTAGGAGGTGGTGAAGGGGGACGGGGTGAAGTCGGCGGCGTCCAGGCCGACCGAGGAGGAGGGCCGGTCGGGGTGGGCGGCGGTCTCGGCGACGGAGAGCGCGAACGGGATGTTCTTGGCGAACTCCTGCTGGATCAGCTTCTCGTCGTCGGGGAAGTTGAAGCCGGACTGGCAGTCCCGCGCGTTCCACTGGTCGTCGGGGTCCACGTCGGAGGCCGTCTTGCAGGTCGACATCTCCGGGGTGAACATCGCCATGCCGTTGACGTTGGCCGCGTGCCCGTCGGCCTCGCCGTTGGTGGTGTACAGCTCCGAGGAGACCTGCGGGTGGTAGCCGGGGATCGCCGAGTTGTCGGGGGTGCCGGCCAGCGCTTTGTAGAGGACGTCGTCCGGGGTGTTGGTGGCCACCTGCCAGCCGACGCCGTAGAGGAGGAGTTCGGCGGCGGAGTGGTAGTTGATGCCGTAGGTGAAGCCGATCCGCTTCTGGAAGGCGTCCAGGGCCTTCGTCTCGGGCTCGGAGCCGGGGCTCGCGCCGCGGTAGGTCTCGCTGGTGGGGTTGGGGGAGGAGCCCTCGTCGTCGTAGCCCCACTTGTAGGCGAAGTTCCGGTTGAGGTCGACGCCGTCGCCGGTGCTGATGGCGCCGTCTCCGTTGACGTCGCGCAGGTTCTTGCGCCAGAGGCGGTTGTCGGTGCTCTCGAAGGTGTAGTCGTAGCCGTCGGGATTGGCCGACAGGACGAACCACAGCTCGGTGGAGTCGACGATCTTCCTGATCCGCCGGTCCTTCTCGTAGTTGTCCAGGTAGTGGTGCATCAGCCGCCGCGTCATCTCCGGGGTGATCCACTCGCGCGCGTGCTGGTTGGACATGTAGAGGACGGAGGGCTTGGAGCCGTCCTTCGACTTCTTCGCGTGCTTGGTGAGCTTGAGCGCCAGGATGTCCTGGCCCTTCACCGTCTTGCCGATGGAGACGACCTTGGTCAGCCCGGGGTTCTCCTGGGCGGTGCGCAGGATCTCCTCGCGCAGGCCGCCGCTGCCGCTGTAGGGGCGGAAGACGCCGTCGGCGGCACTCTCGACGCGCTTCTCGGCCTGGGTGGACAGGGTGTGCTCGGTGAGGTCGACGCCCTGCTTCTGGAGCGTGCCGGCCTGCTTCTCGGTGAGGTACAGCTCGACGGCGGCGGTTCCCCGGTCGGGTACCTGCTCGCCGAGTTCGTGGCCGTCCTGGCCGGTGGCCAGCAGCAGGGGTACCTGCTCCTTGGTGACGTCGGCGCGGAAGACCTTCACTTCGTTCGCGTCCGGGGTTGCCGGGTCCGCGGGTTGTGCCTGGGCGACGGGTGCGAAGCCCGCTCCGCCGAGCAGGAGCGCGCCGACGGCGAGGATCGATCTCGCTCTTCGTCTCATGAACCCCCCTAGATGGGGCCTGTCCGACAGGCCTGGGTCCGCCACAGTGGCGAACAGATGCCAGGCTCATGACAGCTCATGATCGAGTCAAGGGTGCGGCAAGGACACGCGAAAGCCGGTGCCGGTCACCCAAGTGGGGGCTCGCACCGGCCTGTTGGCTGCCGCTTCGCGATCCGGACGCCAGGTGGCCGACGACCGGCGGCCGGGATCACCGGCCGTCCGTGGTCGGATCGCCGGCCGTCCGTGGTCGGATCACTGGCCGTCCGTGGTCCGGACGCATCGGCCGCCCGTGGTCCGGACAGCATCGGCTGTCCACGGTTCGGGCCCTTCGGCTGGCCCGGTCGGTCCGGGCATTTCGGCTGTCCCGACCCGGACCCATCGGCTGTCCCGGTCCGGACCCCTCGGCTGTCCCGGTCCGGACCCCTCGGCCGTTCCGGTCCGGGTATCCGAGTGGCCCCGGTCGGTCCGGGCGTCCAGCTGGCCCGGCATGGGCGCCCGGCCGTCCCGGGTCCGGGCGTCCGACAGTCCCGGCCCGGGCGAACGGCCGTCTCGGCCCGGGCGAAGGGCCGTCTCGGGCCGGACTCGCTCAGCCGACGAGGTTGTCGGCCAGTTCCTCCTCGCCGAGGTTGGCGTCCGTGCCGGCGATGCCGAGGTCGGAGGCCCGCTTGTCGGCCATGGCCAGCAGGCGGCGGATGCGGCCGGCGACGGCGTCCTTGGTCAGCGGCGGGTCGGCGAGGGCCCCCAGCTCCTCCAGGGAGGCCTGCTTGTGCTCCATGCGGAGTCGGCCCGCGGCGGCGAGGTGCTCGGGAACGTCGTCGGCGAGGATCTCCAGGGCGCGCTGGACCCGGGCACCGGCGGCGACGGCCGCGCGGGCCGAGCGGCGCAGGTTGGCGTCGTCGAAGTTGGCGAGGCGGTTGGCGGTGGCGCGGACCTCGCGCCGCAGCCTGCGCTCCTCCCAGGCCAGCACCGCGTCGTGGGCGCCGAGCCGGGTCAGCAGGGCGCCGATCGCGTCGCCGTCGCGGACCACGACCCGGTCCACGCCGCGCACCTCGCGCGCCTTGGCGGGGATCGACAGCCGACGGGCGGCGCCGACCAGGGCGAGCGCCGCCTCGGGGCCCGGGCAGGTCACCTCGAGGGAGGAGGAGCGGCCGGGCTCGGTGAGCGAGCCGTGGGCCAGGAAGGCCCCGCGCCAGGCGGCCTCGGCGTCGCAGGTGGCCCCCGAGACCACCTGCGGCGGCAGGCCCCGGATCGGGCGGCCCCGGCCGTCCACCAGGCCGGTCTGCCGGGCCAGCTGGTCACCGCCCGCAACCACCCGTACGACGTAACGCGAACCGCGGCGCAGCCCGCCCGGCGCCATCACGATCAGCTCAGAGCTGTGCCCGAAGATCTCCAGGATGTCCTGCTTGAGCCGGCGTGCCGCCCGTGAGACGTCCAGCTCCGCCTCGATCACGATGCGCCCGCTCACCAGGTGAAGGCCGCCGGCGAATCGCAGAATTGCGGAGACCTCCGCCTTTCTGCAGCAGGTCCGGGTGACGGGGAGCCGGGAGATCTCGCTCTTCACCGCTGCCGTCATCGCCATGGGCCGATCCTTCCATGCATCCGAAAAATACGGTCGTACGCGGCGGCCAGCAGCTCCGGGTCGTGCCTCGGGGTCCCGTCGGTCCGGGCGACCGGAGCCAGTTCGACCGCGGCGCCGAACCGTTTCGCGGCGTCGGTGAGTGAGTCACGGTCGGGCACGGCGGCCTCGTCGGCCAGCACCACGTCCAGAGCGAGTTTAGGGGCGTGTCGTCCCAAAACCTCCAAATGACGCTGCGGAGAGAAGCCCTCGGTTTCTCCGGGCTGGGGGGCGAGGTTCAGCGAGAGCACCCGGCGGGCCTTCGTCTCGACCAGCGCGTCCAGCAGATCGGGCACCAGCAGGTGCGGGATGACCGAGGAGAACCAGGAGCCGGGGCCCAGCACCACCCAGTCGGCGTCCAGGACGGCGTCGACCGCGTCGACGACGGCGGGCGGGTCGTTGGGCACCAGGTGCACGGACTGCACCTCGCCGGGCGTCAGTGCCACGGTCGCCTGTCCGCGGACGGTGTCCACCTCGTCGGGCCGGTCCGGGTCGTGGCCCTTGACCAGGGCCTGGAGCTCCAGCGGGACCGCCGACATGGGCAGCACGCGCCCGTGTGCGCCGAGCAGCTTGCCCACCAGGTCCAGCGCCTGCACATGGTCGCCGAGCTGCTCCCACAGGGCCACGATCAGCAGATTGCCGACCGCGTGTTCGTGCAGGTCGCCCTGGGACTGGAAGCGGTGCTGGATGACGCGGGCCCAGGTCTGCCCCCAGTCGTCGTCGCCGCACAGCGCGGCCAGCGCCTTGCGCAGGTCGCCGGGCGGCAGGACGCCCAACTCGTCGCGCAGCCGCCCGCTGGAGCCGCCGTCGTCGGCCACGGTGACGACGGCGGTGAGGTCGCCGGTGATCCGGCGCAGTGCGGCGAGCGAGGCGGACAGGCCCATGCCGCCGCCGAGGGCGACGACCTTGGGCTGGGCGCCCCGGCGACGCGGCTTGCCGCCGCGTGTCTGCTCGGGCCTGGCGGCGCGGGCGTCGGCGGGTCTGCCGCCGCGCCCTTCCGGCACCACCCGGCGCAGCCTGCTCAGCCGCGGAGTACGTCCTGTCATTCCCCTGTCATTCCCGTCCCATGTCCCGGTGGACGACCACCGTCTCCACGCCCTCGGCGGCGAGCCGTGCGGCGAGCTTCTCCGACATGGCCACGGACCGGTGCTTGCCGCCGGTGCAGCCGACGGCGACGGTCACATAGCGCTTGCCCTCCCGACGGTAGCCCGCGGCGATCAGCTGGAGCAGCTCGGCGTAGCGGTCGAGGAACTCCTTGGCGCCGGGCTGGTTGAGGACGTAGCTGGACACCTCCTCGTTGAGGCCGGTGAAGGGGCGAAGCTCCGGGACCCAGTGCGGGTTGGGCAGGAAGCGCATGTCGACGACGAGGTCGGCGTCGACCGGGAGGCCGTACTTGAAGCCGAAGGACATCACGGTGGCCCGCAGCTCGGGCTCCTCGTCGCCCGCGAACTGGGCGTCCATCTTGGCGCGCAGTTCGTGCACGTTGAGGCTGGAGGTGTCGATCACCAGGTCGGCGTCGCCGCGCAGCTCGCGCAGGAGTTCGCGCTCGGCGGCGATGCCGTCGACGATGCGGCCGTCCCCCTGGAGGGGGTGCGGGCGGCGCACCGACTCGAAGCGGCGCACCAGGGCGTCGTCGGAGGACTCCAGGAAGACGATCCGCCGGGTGACGCCGCGGGCGTCGAGGTCCGCGAGGGACTCGCGCAGATTGTCGAAGAAGCGCCGGCCGCGGACGTCGACCACGACCGCGATGCGGGCCACGTTGCCCTGGGACCGGGCGCCGAGCTCCACCATGGTGGGGATCAGCGCGGGCGGGAGGTTGTCGACGACGAACCAGCCCAGGTCCTCCAGACACTTGGCGGCCGTCGAGCGGCCGGCCCCGGACATGCCGGAGATGATCACCAGCTCGGGGATGGCCGCCTCGTGCGCCCCGGCCGTTTCCTTGCCCGTACTCACCTGTGCTCCGTCGTCGCGGGTCTGTTCTCGTCCGACTGTGGGTTCTGTCTCGTGCTCGGTCATCTCTCCTGCCCCCGTCGTTCGTCCGGGGTGCCCGCGGTCACGGGCTCCCCCGGGGCATCCGCCCTCGTCTCGGGTGCCCCGTCCTCGTCGTCCATGATCTCTCCGGTCGCCGTGTTCACGGCGGGTGCGGCCGGGGTGGCGCCGGCGAGGGCCACGGCGACGGTCTCGGCCGTCTTGCGGCCTATGCCGGGTACCTCGCAGATCTGGTCGATCGTCGCCGACCTCAGCTTCTTCACCGAACCGAAGTGCTTGATCAGCGCCTGTTTGCGCGTCTCGCCCAGGCCCGGCACGTCGTCCAGCGGGCTGGAGCGGAAGCGCTTGGCGCGCTTGGCGCGCTGGTAGGTGATCGCGAAGCGGTGGGCCTCGTCGCGGACCCGCTGCAGCAGATACAGGCCCTCGCTGGTGCGGGGCAGGACGACCG is a genomic window containing:
- the tpiA gene encoding triose-phosphate isomerase, whose translation is MTTRTPLMAGNWKMNLNHLEAIAHVQKLAFALADKDYDAVEVAVLVPFTDLRSVQTLVEHDKLKIKYGAQDVSAHDGGAYTGEISGPMLAKLRCTYVAIGHSERRQYHAETDELVNAKVKAAYKHGLTPILCVGEELDVREAGHHVEHTLTQVEGALKDLPAEQAETVVIAYEPVWAIGTGKVCGADDAQEVCAAIRGKLAELYSQELADRVRIQYGGSVKSGNVAEIMAKPDIDGALVGGASLDSDEFVKIVRFRDQ
- a CDS encoding phosphoglycerate kinase, with translation MKTIDELLSEGVAGKRVFVRADLNVPLDGTTITDDGRIRAVLPTVKALAGAGARVIVASHLGRPKGAPDPAFSLAPAAARLGELLGADVAFAEDTVGTSAEAAVSGLADGGVAVIENLRFNAGETSKDDAERAAFADRLAGLADVYVGDGFGAVHRKHASVYDLPKRLPHYAGYLIATEVGVLKKLTDDVKRPYVVVLGGAKVSDKLAVIDELLGKADRLLIGGGMVYTFLKAKGYEVGISLLQEDQIPTVKEYMERAEKNGVELVLPVDVVVGPGFPDLKTKAPADATTVAADAVPADRMGLDIGPESRKLYASKLADAATVFWNGPMGVFEHPDYAEGTRAVAQALLDAPGFTVVGGGDSAAAVRTLGFDENAFGHISTGGGASLEYLEGKTLPGLAALED
- the gap gene encoding type I glyceraldehyde-3-phosphate dehydrogenase; this translates as MTIRVGINGFGRIGRNYFRALLEQGADIEIVAVNDLGDTATTAHLLKYDTILGRLKAEVSHTEDTITVDGKTIKVLSERNPADIPWGELGVDIVIESTGIFTKKADAEKHITGGAKKVLISAPAKDEDITVVMGVNQDKYDPANHHVISNASCTTNCVAPMAKVLDENFGIVKGLMTTVHAYTNDQRILDFPHKDLRRARAAAENIIPTTTGAAKATALVLPQLKGKLDGIAMRVPVPTGSATDLVVELQREVTKDEVNAAFKKAADDGDLKGILFYTEDAIVSSDITGDPASCTFDSSLTMVQDGKSVKILGWYDNEWGYSNRLVDLTVFVGNQL
- a CDS encoding M14 family metallopeptidase produces the protein MRRRARSILAVGALLLGGAGFAPVAQAQPADPATPDANEVKVFRADVTKEQVPLLLATGQDGHELGEQVPDRGTAAVELYLTEKQAGTLQKQGVDLTEHTLSTQAEKRVESAADGVFRPYSGSGGLREEILRTAQENPGLTKVVSIGKTVKGQDILALKLTKHAKKSKDGSKPSVLYMSNQHAREWITPEMTRRLMHHYLDNYEKDRRIRKIVDSTELWFVLSANPDGYDYTFESTDNRLWRKNLRDVNGDGAISTGDGVDLNRNFAYKWGYDDEGSSPNPTSETYRGASPGSEPETKALDAFQKRIGFTYGINYHSAAELLLYGVGWQVATNTPDDVLYKALAGTPDNSAIPGYHPQVSSELYTTNGEADGHAANVNGMAMFTPEMSTCKTASDVDPDDQWNARDCQSGFNFPDDEKLIQQEFAKNIPFALSVAETAAHPDRPSSSVGLDAADFTPSPFTTSYARGADQEVSVVVRKSVRDRELKYRVNGGRTHDATLRPWRGGETYGGEDNLYFDEYRAKVRGAGPGDRVEVWFTGETPRGTHDRHGKHGKRTESEHFTYSVAERPRADVLVVAEEGAKATQTQTYVDALKAGGHRAALWDVATQGAPDALGVLGHFDTVVHYTGAAVPGNATQLQLRAFLNEGGKLIEAGEQAGGDVDLGGGTLSDDFSQYYLGAYTRTATSGATGFTGSGTLDKAGGTLGDAPGNPLDGAGTYSVTSDELDPGTYPQFASAGAGKFAGTVNPYGPYAGEWMAAAVHTDDAYKRLTRTVDLTGVTASDRPTLRTQLLWDTERGYDHALVEAHTTGADDWTTLPEANGTTGTAVPAECAAGFYLAGHPWLGHYLTLSDDGCTATGTSGQWNSLTGSSGGWKQVEFDLSAYAGKSVDVSIAYVTDPGSGGRGVLADEASLVVGGTATQTEGFETSLGAWLPSGPPEGSPAVLKDWTRTGTLFQTYGAVTTDDTVLLGFGLEHLAEPADRAALVRQALRALDE
- the whiA gene encoding DNA-binding protein WhiA; this encodes MAMTAAVKSEISRLPVTRTCCRKAEVSAILRFAGGLHLVSGRIVIEAELDVSRAARRLKQDILEIFGHSSELIVMAPGGLRRGSRYVVRVVAGGDQLARQTGLVDGRGRPIRGLPPQVVSGATCDAEAAWRGAFLAHGSLTEPGRSSSLEVTCPGPEAALALVGAARRLSIPAKAREVRGVDRVVVRDGDAIGALLTRLGAHDAVLAWEERRLRREVRATANRLANFDDANLRRSARAAVAAGARVQRALEILADDVPEHLAAAGRLRMEHKQASLEELGALADPPLTKDAVAGRIRRLLAMADKRASDLGIAGTDANLGEEELADNLVG
- a CDS encoding gluconeogenesis factor YvcK family protein, with translation MTGRTPRLSRLRRVVPEGRGGRPADARAARPEQTRGGKPRRRGAQPKVVALGGGMGLSASLAALRRITGDLTAVVTVADDGGSSGRLRDELGVLPPGDLRKALAALCGDDDWGQTWARVIQHRFQSQGDLHEHAVGNLLIVALWEQLGDHVQALDLVGKLLGAHGRVLPMSAVPLELQALVKGHDPDRPDEVDTVRGQATVALTPGEVQSVHLVPNDPPAVVDAVDAVLDADWVVLGPGSWFSSVIPHLLVPDLLDALVETKARRVLSLNLAPQPGETEGFSPQRHLEVLGRHAPKLALDVVLADEAAVPDRDSLTDAAKRFGAAVELAPVARTDGTPRHDPELLAAAYDRIFRMHGRIGPWR
- the rapZ gene encoding RNase adapter RapZ, producing MTEHETEPTVGREQTRDDGAQVSTGKETAGAHEAAIPELVIISGMSGAGRSTAAKCLEDLGWFVVDNLPPALIPTMVELGARSQGNVARIAVVVDVRGRRFFDNLRESLADLDARGVTRRIVFLESSDDALVRRFESVRRPHPLQGDGRIVDGIAAERELLRELRGDADLVIDTSSLNVHELRAKMDAQFAGDEEPELRATVMSFGFKYGLPVDADLVVDMRFLPNPHWVPELRPFTGLNEEVSSYVLNQPGAKEFLDRYAELLQLIAAGYRREGKRYVTVAVGCTGGKHRSVAMSEKLAARLAAEGVETVVVHRDMGRE